The sequence below is a genomic window from Theobroma cacao cultivar B97-61/B2 chromosome 6, Criollo_cocoa_genome_V2, whole genome shotgun sequence.
AGGGTTGCTTTAGAAATGATTTGAGTAGAATATATCATGAAATActtgaagaaacaaaattgaataagTTAGACCAACCATAAGCTGAAAGAAGCTTTGCTCTTGGGAAGAATTTGATCACATCTTTAACAAGGTCATATGATAGGCCTCCTCCTCCATTTAATATCTTCTTCACACTGTCTCTACCCTTCCAACTTCGCTTCGGCCTTAGAGAATATCACAGAACAGAAACAACCAGATCAAACAACcctatgataaaaaataagcATCACCATTATTTTCTAGATAAAAAGCTGTATATTTCAGGCATGGAATTAGTTAAAGTGttcaaataataatgaatTTCAGTAAGCTGAACAAGAAAATGCATAGGTTATTTATATGAGACTTGGTCCTGGGggaaaacaaaatagaaaagaaaggctataaaatggaaaagaaggCTACAGCCCATTTAGGGggaaaatgaagataaaatctcaaagaGACCTAaccaagaaaattttaattatcatcatctaatggaaaaataattctattatTCACCTGATCAACGAGATTAGATCAGCCATTATCGCAGGGACAGTGATCAGAGAAGTCACATGGTGCTGCTCTAAGGCTTCAAGGGCTAGCCTAGCTTCAAACTTGGGTATGAAGACATGGCAAGCTCCTATCATTAGCATGGCCATGGCTGAGGATAAACCACCAATGTGGCACAAGGGAGCGGTATGCAAATAAACCTGGAAATAACCagacaataaaaaattaaagagaggGTTGTCACGGTGGAAccaatggaaaaataaaaaccaaaataaactaaaagcACTTTTTCTTTAGCTGTGTGATTCCACCCAAACCATATAAGTCCGGTTTGGAACAACTATACTTAAGTTATTTCACCTCTTCAATCAGATCCTTGTAATTACAGTCAAaacaaatatacatatttctAGAAGAAAGGCGTACATCATCCTCACTGTAACCAACAATTGCAACTTTTGCCAGGGATTGTACAATTAAAGCtgtatggcttatgacaacTCCCTTTGGCTTCCCAGTAGTTCCTATAAATAGCCAAGAAAGCAAACACTAAGTTTTTAGCACATTTAAGGATGTaggaagaaattaaaataaaaattttacactTAATATATAGTTAAGATGCAAGTTATGTTTCTCCGTTGCTTTCATTTAACAAtgtaaaaagagaaaaaggatgGAAGGgggaaaattttcatttagaGTAAATAATATTGCTTAGAAGCTAATGTTGATTTCTCAATGCCAAATAAATTGCTATTCTCGACCAGGAAAATGATTTGCATTACGCATTACACCACCACATTTTCTCCAATGTTCAGGAAACAAGGCAAAGATGAGATATCTAACAGGTCAATTGGATCCTATCCTCGCCCATATTATCAGCAGGAGTCATTAACATCTGAGAAGTTATACCAAGCTTTTTACAGGCTTAATGCAAAATTTAAGCTCTAAACTGACCTTTGATAATGTTGCCTCTACTTTGTTGTGACCCAAATTTACTGGCTTATCATGGCACAGCATTTCAATTTTACAGTTCACCACAGAAATCTGACAACTCATATCTGCTTATAAAGGGTAGAAAAAGGGCCATGATGTGCTGCACTTATAGAAGTCCTAGTTTTAGAAACACAGGAGAAGTTCCAGGAAAATACTCATTGGTAGGTGGGTAGGCATGTGTTGAGATCAGTCCTCACACAATCTTGCTTTGGTGCCATAATAAGTATGGATAAAACCCCAAATCTACGCACTCTTTTAATGATGGAAGAAACAAAAGGAGCAGAGCAGAGCTCTTACTGGCaggatttcttttttcatgaGGCAATGATTACTCAATTATGTGCAATAATACGTTATCTTGCAAATTTTCCTGGAgcgaaaattttaaaatggaatAAAGCATACATAAAGGGGAAGGAACTTTCTTGTCTGCCCTTTACTGCCTTCTTTTTTTGGTGATTTCATAAGTGACAGAGAACATTCCTCCTTTAGGATACAATCATATTAACCATaagtaaaacttaaaaataatttacaagtAAAACCAATACCTGAAGTGAAGCATATTACAACAGCGCCCTCAGGTGCACATGAATAATTCATAGATCCAGATCTTACAGATTGCTCCAATAGCATTTCCATTGTTAATACTGGAAAAATGAGGCGAAAGATATTATGGCAATTGATAAATCACATTTCTGACTTCATATAACATTTATATGTCAAGATAATACGTACTCTtgtatttgtttataaaatctGAGGAAGGGGAGCTTAGTGAAATATGCCACCTTAAAGATGGTATAGCATGACTCTGTAGTGCAGAATGCCAGTTGTAACAGCTCTCATCTGTCGCCAACATTTTTGGCGTAACAGTTACCATTGCCATTCTTGCCTCTTCAAAGCTCTATATTTTAACCGGGCAATGCAGTGCAAGAAACATCAGACAAGTTTAAGAACCATTCACCAGTTGCACACATCAGAATAGAAACCAACAAATCACTGTACTCCTAAAGAAACTCCAGCCTATTGTGACAGCAATTCCAGCtaataattaagaatttataaaGCATAGGAATATCAACAAATacttaaattttcatgaaGCTCCCAAAGAAACTCAATTTAGAacgaaatttttttcttttctcaaacaAATTTGAGAAACACTTAAATAACTGTAACAGAAAACAGTTAAGAGAAAACTGGTAAACTGAGATACTCACCCATCGATAATTCAAAGGAGCAACTATGCCTCCAATAAATGCAACAGCTAAAAGCCACTCTAGATACGTATCACTAGAACAGCATGGATTGAATGTCATAAGTcataatttcaagaaaataaataaatatttacttatttataagATAAACATTCAGTATTCCACATATGTTTTGGACCAAcattatgttaaaatttttggactcaaattcaattacaatTCCACTGAAATtctaataattaagaaataacCAGGAGAATAGGTTTATGCAGATATCTATTTTTGCTCAATTGCATATTTGCCAAATTAAACTTGTTCTTGAGCATGTGTTGCAGGTTAAACAAATAGAACTACACTATGAGATTCATGTATGGGAATTCTATCCTACAACTAATGGCATGGTTTTCTGAATAAACTCTCTGTCTCTAATGTTGTAGAAATCTTAACTTGGTGACTCAGATATGAAGAAGGTATGAGGTCTCCCACCAAAATTTACTAAAAAATACATGACTGCTACCCATGCATGTGGCATCTTCCACACAGGACACTACTTCCTCCTTCTATCACATCCTCTTCATAACAACCCAATCACTCTATAGTTTATATGaatgtaattaattattataaattaagttGGCACAATTGTATTGGTTGCATGATTTACATGCAAtacttaatatataaattttaagtgCTAGCAAGTcctattaaaatatttaaactaGGATAGTGCCCGTAGCTATGCTATGAAAAAGATCACAAAAATATTGATTATGTTAGAgttgatttcaatttggtACCTTTAAAAGAGTTTGTAGAGAAAGCAATATTGTATTAGTCAACTGTATGAATGTCCGATTTTTACTGATAGAGGAAAAAATAAACTgctattaattgaaaataattatttgctCTGGTTTCAATTACCGGAAACTTGCACCtacatatatgattataaaacagtaaaatattaagaaatgagaaaGTATATAACATGTACTATTAGTAGATTAAGATAAACAGTTATACAATATAAGGCAACCATATAATATAAAGAtcacatcaatataaaatagttactaatttataataatatatcttttatatataaaatgaatggcTAAAGATTGTCaaatttagttgatttatttgttcaATGATGACTATGTGCTATgtatattaagaaatgaataaaccttcttgatttttttattttgttcaatgaatttgatgaatatttattgGAATTTAAACATTCATGTACAAAAAAAATGTCTAAATACTATAGATTCAGGTTCATGCAGAATAAGAggatataaacaaaaaatattattaaattgtaattaataaatattaaatgaatctatattctaaatattaaaaattactgttttcaagtttttttttactgaaataaataaaaataaaaaaacccttcaaatgtaaaaaaacAACACAACTTTGACATAAGgtgtaaaagaaaattaattcaattgagAATGACAACCAATTGACCTAATTAGTTATCTTATTTAAAACAgaatttatccaaaaaagaCAATAATCCTATCAAAGGTTATTAGATGTATAATAAACtattaagaaatgagaaaGTATATGACCTATACTATTAatagattaaaataaacagTTGCAGAATATGAGGTAACAGTATAATGTAAAGATcctattaatataaaatagtcAGTAATTGCTAgtattatatgttttttatatataaaatgaatagTTAAAAGTTATCAAattcaattgatttatttattcaataatGACTGTGTGTCATATATATTGACAAATGGGTAGacctttttgacttttttattttattcaatgaatTGGATGGATgtttattagaatttaaacATTCATGTACAAAAAAGATGTCTATATACTATAGAATCAAGTTGATGcagaataagagaatatagacgaaaaataatattaaatgaatttatcttataaatattaaaagttagaaattattgttttcaaatattttttactaaaataaataaaagaaaaaaaaacccttcaaatgTCCAAAGCAATGTAGTTTTGACATaaggtgtaaaaaaaattaatttaattaagaatgACAAATGTCAATTNattaaaagttataaattattatttttaagtattttttattaaaataaataaagtaaaaaaaaaaaaaaaaaccttcaaatgtcaaaacaacttatttttgacataaggtgtaaaaaaaattaattcaatagaaaatgaaatgttaaaaaaatataaaggagttcTAATTgaatgacacttgtcattcaATTGAAGactcaattgaaaaaaattaaaagaaattgaaacatcctacttttatatatattatagaatTGAAGactcaattgaaaaaaaattgaaagaaattgaaatatcctatttttatatatattatagatatGTTAGATGTATAGAGTATTAAAGTAAGCTAGATTAGTTAAATGTGTCAATGAGAATTATTTACAAGTTAGGCAGGTCAACCTGCATTAAACATGCACATTTTTGTGTCATAATTGAGTTGCACGACTATGACACGAACACATTATGCAATACCCAAACTTAATTTCACATTATCAGGTTCTATCACAAACCCACATGGGATCTACCTACGAATGGAACAGTTTTTAAGTCTGTACAAATgttatgttttaattaataattgtaGCACCCCTTAGTTTAATTTAAGGGTGCGAAATTTCCTTGCAAAAACCAACACAAGCATCAAAGAAATAACACATAGattctatttaaaataataccATGCTTACTTCACATACATCAACTTGATGTGTCcattgaaatataaaatcattccaTAGTCGTATTTTCAGCGTGCAGCCCAATATGGAGAAAGAGATTGAAACAATGAAGGTGGCAAAACTCAAATTCATGACGTTTTGGCTCTGTATTTTAACAGAATCACAAGATTTTCCAAATCCATTTACTATTAATATACAAACTCTTAGCATAATgcattatatttaattttgcaTGCTAATGTCAGTGCGTTtgcatcaaaattaaaaaatagcaTTCCAAACCTCACACGGTCAACAAAAGATAACCCAAGACTGCGTTTGgcgtgaaaaaaaaaaaaaaagagcattTCCGGAACCgtgattgagaaaaaaaaagcaaaaacagaaacaaaagTGCTTCAAGATTTgaacttgaaaatttccataaaacaaatttaggCAAGTATATAAATAAGAACCTGTTGAAAGCAGAGATGGCAACAACGTCGCCGTTTCGGAGGCCGAGATGGAGCAGGGCGCGAGCCAGACTGAGCACGCACTCGACCAGCTGGTGGCCTGTTTTTTGGCGGTCGCCTCTGATTGTCACCACGGAGTTCCGTTTTTCGGTGGTGAGGCGGCTGAAGCACTGGCAAATGTGGGCCTCGGAGTAAAATCCCATCTCGACGGAAGGCGAAAATCGAGAATTCGGCGTTTCGACTTCGTGAAAATGAAGGAAACTCTGTTTCTTCTTTGCGTTTTGGACGAAAGAACGGTTGGAACGAGAAAGTGCGGTTCAGCTTATCTTAAAATGAGATGAAAGTGCTCCTGTCCCCGTGCTGTGATGTTAGGCATTTCACCGTTTGGACGTTGCAAATTGCAATTGTCACTTCTAATCGGAAAGCAAGTTTagaatcatatatatttaatttaattaacaaaatatttattttaaattgaataatgaaaatttttaaataggaTAATCAATAATGAAAGAGGACTcaacaaattaataaatttatttttaaaaaagactcatggttgatattttatttcatatttaattgtcattttttattcGAATTTGAAAGTAAGTCATCAGTGTTAAGTTTATTTTCTAAACTTGataagtttcatttttttctaataCATTTACAacattatattataatttataaaattgaattttcaaGTTGGGTTGAATCGAGTGGGAGAGTTTTTAATCAAGTATCCAccaaataaatgattttagataattaataGATATAATTACTCGGTTTCGATTAAATTATACTAGTTAGAATAAGATTAACAATTTACTTAAATTTCGAATACctcaataataattaattttaactatttcaaaataaatgaatattttatttttgtcaaataataaaatttttttatatttaacaGAAAAGggattcaaattttatttttttaaaagagaaaatgcgCGAACTgttgaataataattaaaataaacaaatgaaaGATTTAGGCATCTTAACTTAGCAAATTAATAAAGAGATAATAATAATTGCCAGCCTTATAACAGAACTGCCACTGATGGTTGCATTTAAGTTATCCAGCTTTAATAATGGAAACTAAGCAACTAgcaaataaagaaatgaaaataggtaatgaaattaatcATACAGATACAGATAAGCTGGCTCGTTCTTTCAGCCATGCAAAAAATGGCGCCGAAAACAAGGTCCACATTTTCCCTGGTTTCACCAATCAACATATGGCCCATTCCAGGAAAAGTGTTCAATGTTTTGTCCTTGCTCCACTGATTCATACACTAACCGAGCAGACCAACAGTGGCACACGACATCATCTTCCCCGTGCACCATCAGCATGGGCACCTCCAGGCCATGGTATCAATCTGATAAGAAGTTGGTGATTGAAGATCAAGGAGAGAAACTATCAACTGGGTTGAAGAAtttaagaagaaaggaaaggagcACGTGTGATTGTGAATTACATGCTTTGTAATAACaatatacttgtgttatttATTGTTACTTTTATACTTACTGTTTATTAAACTGTAAAAATATCAGTTAGTTAATTGTTTAGTTACTTTTATACTTACTGTTTAGTTAGTTGACTTTCTTCACCCGAGTTTGTTGAAAAAATAGAGTATAAATATTCTGCTGTACAGCTTCtattttgtaatgaaaaataGCTTGAAGCTTGACAATTCTCTTTCACAAATAGTACactttcaacacaaataccttCAGAAGAAATTACATTAGTTAAAGTATCGGTACTTTATAATTAGATATGTACTCTGCATTACTTGAttcgattaaataaaattaagttactttataattaagtttgaGCAATAAAAGTACTATTTATCATGAACTCAAATAAATGTTAGAAAATGGTCCTAGATACCCACTATTTAAATtcgattataaataataaatttaatattaaattttattatatatattatttataaatattttataattaatataatacttattaaaattcattttgtGTCAAATCTAAGAGCCCCACTAGGatgcatttaaaatgaaaaaaaaaaaaggagtttGGTTGATGAAATCATTCAATTGATGGTCACGTTTTTATTGATAGTTGATtacattaaaaacaattaaagattataaacatttttaatgaaaatgtaaATGCTGTGaacatgaataaaatatttagtttagtataactctaaaaagtTTTTATAGGTTACATAAttacatgaattttaaaaggatattgtaggtttgaaaattttaaatatacgAAAATTCATTTGGTATATATACTACTAAAAGATAATATGGAGTAGAATTATTAATGGAATTAACCCTTAATTTAATCAAGGGTCAATTCCTTGTTGAATTAATACCTTAAAGCAATTGatcaactcttttttttttttaaaaaaagctaAAAGCAATTCAAAGGTTCATATAGAATGgaatataaataattagaaAGTGATATGTAGCTTTGGATCCCATTAATTAAATCTCCTATAACCTTTGACCAAAATCATTTCCCATCAATTGTTTCACCCATTAGAATGTGTCATATGCTTTATTCATGAAaaacccctttttttttttttcctttttctcttctttaaaATGGTAGGTAAAGTGCTCATGCATTCACTTTGTCcctttaagtttttttatctttttaatttaatttttcccAATTACGcataaatgaaatgatttgaAGATACTTCGAATTTAAGTTATATTAAGTTCGATTCGTTTTGAATTAGTTTCAGGTTATTTTagatttatataaaatataacaattttaacataatatttgagttgaaattttttcgAATGTGgatttatttcaaattaagtttttctcaatttaaatCTCAAACTTTTTAATCAAGTTGAAGCATTATAAAGGAGCTGTGGATTGGGGTTGGTTTTACAGCCTCTAATATGAAATGACAAAAGACAGGGAGAGACAAAGtaacaagaaagaaacaagCTTTAAATGATGGTCATCatgattgttttcttttcctttcttatcTCGTTTCCTCCTCGATCACACTGATTATGATTGTcgtattaattaattataattaattataataagcttaattaatttgtgCAGGTGGGCCATAGAAAGGAAAGCACACTCCTTTCTCAAACATCCTTTAATGCTCTACAACTGATTCCTTAGCATGAACAAAATTGGATAATATACTTTTCTTGTTCAATTCTCCTAAAATTATTCTCATAAGGTCGCGTAACATTTCACGCTatgtcatttctttttttcctttatctaAATGTTGTATAACATTAAAATTTGAGACtttaaattaagttttaaatcgaaatttagaataaaaagaaagagaaacatATCTAAATCTTTCatgcaaaatatttcattttgtttgacataaatatattattttacgTAAATATATGTTCAGGTGAATATCTCCCAaacatattaaatttttgaaaaaacatTACATACATgtatgaaaatgaaaaggtgtaattaattttctttctttttcatatataaacGTTCTTTAATATTTGCCGTTACAGATAAAGACAAAAATTGGTAACATAAAGCATATGCTTAAATACATGCaagtatttttaattaattttcctttccaaaaaaatgaaattaaaagaaaaaagatttcCTTTGGAGGAAGAAAGGTCAAATATGGCAGATtatgtaaataaatttaataccAAGGTTCATTGTATAGTCTGCCCTTTTCACTCCCGCTCACCAAATCTATCTGGACTCTTTTTGTCTATTTTCTCAGAAACCCTAAACGTAACCAGAAGAACAGAGGGAAGCACAGAGATTTGTAAATGGAGCAGCTTTTCTCTCTGAACTCTTCTCTTCTCCTTTAATTTCTCCCGGAAAATCTCGTAAgttgccctttttttttttttttaattgtgtttacatttttaacctttttttctttctttttttttttttttgtgattctTCGCTTTTGTTCATTTGCTCTTAGAATCCTGAGCTTATATTTCTTGTTAATTTATCTTTgtgtttaatttctttctcaaaTGCAATATGTTTATGAATGTGTTGAGCTCAATTTTCAGTGTCAAAAGTTGTCAGATTTTGTTAGTGTGATTTGCAtttgttttagaaaaatttgaCTTTGAGCTAATTGTCATTGTTTGACTGGTAAGAATACATCAGAAAGGGAAAACGAAATGCAATCTGATGCCTTGTAGTCCATTTCTACAGTTTTTTATGCTGAAATCTGAGCTCAACCATGTAAACTgatgaaatttgaatttttatgaaGTAGTTAGTTTCAAATTTAGTTAAATTCAGCTTGTTGAAGCGTAGAAACTTATGGTGATCTTGAGCAATATGTATTAATTGCTATTGATTTAGTttgctccttttttttttttgtttttgtttgcaGTTTAATAATCCTGCTGGTGAGAGGCAATTCtgaaatgggtatggagagctGTAGAGATGTGAATGCTAGTGTTGTTTCATGTTGTGATGCATCTATAAATGGGTCGGTGCACATTGGTGATACTATAAAAGAGGGTGAGGAACTGGATGTTGACTTTCTCAATGAATTTGATTCATATGTGGAAGACATCAACGACCGGTTGACAGTTTCTAGGTTGGTGAGTGACTCAGTCATCAGGGGCATGGTCAATGCTGTTGAGCAAGAGGCAGCTGATAGGATTGCTCAGAAAGAGTTGGAGTTAGTAAGattgaagaaaatgatgaatcaTTACCATGTTTGTTCAGATGAAAACAAGTCTTTACTGAAGCACTATGAACCAAACATTGAAAAAGATGGTGTATTTTCAAGATTGTCAGATTCTTTTTGTGAGCATGACAGGATCCGAGAATCTTTGGGCAGTCTTCAAAATGCAGCTAAAGGGCAGTTTAAGAATCTTAGGATAGAAATTGACAAAATCAGAGGGCATAGTTCTATTAGGAGGATTAATTCAAGTCCCGAGTGGGTGGGATTGGGTGGTATTCTGCAAGAGGATGAAACCACAGACCGGATTGATGTGGATAAAACACTTGATTCTTTAAGAATAACCCTAGACACTATCTATGAGCAAGTCGACGATATTATTTGCTCATCCAGTGTTTCACTCTGTCAGTGGCAGCTGGAGCTAGAATATCAGGAAGATGTTGAACATATGGTGGTAGCAAGTTGTATTCGGAGTTTGAAGGAACAGTTTGAAGAAAGACTATGGGATCAAAATGCTCAATGTTATGGTAACGgaaatgtaaattggattgagAAGATCAATGAGATTTCCAGTTTGCGTCAGGAATTAGATACCATTTCTAAATCACTGTCTAATCCTGAAACTGGGATGCTGAATTCTCATAGTTCCTTGGAGATCAATGATGATTTGAGTAACAATAAAAGGACCGATCATTTACATCGAAAGGTTTCAGAGAATCATGTTTCATCTCTTTGGGAAGGAAATGGCAAGCAAGAAGAGTCGGTAATTGCTGTGCCAGAAAATTTGGATGCTGCGCAACTGAGTCACATGTCAAAGGGGGAATTGGTGAATTTTTTCAAGATTGAGATGacaaaaatgaagagaaaccATGACTACAAACTACAACAGTTGACTGAAGAATATTTTACCCTCAAACGGGAATATTTGAAAGAAAGGGGTTCTTCTTTGCCATTCAGGAAGGATAAGGAGTTTGATGTCTTGAGGAAAAAGATCCCAGATGTCATTGTGAAATTGGATAGAATTCTTGttggaaatgagaaatttcCTTTAGTAAGTAATAACGGTGAGACTCTCGGAAGTTTGAAGGACAGATTAGAATCTCTTCTTTCAGAAAATCATCAACTGAGAGATTCACTATTCgataagaaaaaggaagttAACAGCCTTTCTTCACAGGTTTCGGATGCCATAGTGAAAATCTCACAGTACTCTCTGACCGAGGATAACTTACTGAAAAAGGTAGAAAACCTTGAATCTGCAGTTGAAGATGTACATATTGAATCTGCCATTAGTGGGGATGTATATAAATGCTTCATCAGGGAGGCGATCAGCCAGACCAAGCGGATCAGTGAAGATTTAGAGGTGGAGCACATCATCATGAAAGAAATTTATGACCTTATATGGAGAGATGCTTCTTGCAATATGCCACATGCCAGCAAGAGTGAATTTGAAGATTCTGATTTGGAATCTTTAATTATGGAAGGACTATGTGCAATTGTATTCAGAGCAGCCTTCTCAGAAGCCAAGGAGAAACTCCATGACTTAAGCAAGGATGCATGCAAGAAAGAAAGGGTACTAAAACTGGAAGTtgaagagaaggaaaaattgCAGCAGCATATGCTCCTAATGGCATCAACAATTGATGAAAAGGAGAAGTTACTTAATGAAACATCTGCTGCAatggaaagagaaaaggagaaaTTTATGTTGGCTTCTCAAGAACTTGATGTTGTAAGGGATAAGACAAACCGGCAGCAAATGATAATTTCTAAGTGCAATGAAGAATCCAATGTTCTGAAAGTTAATCTCCGTCAAGCATCGGAGAAACTTGAATTACAACAAGTGGAAACATGTAAATTAAACGAGAAGCTTGACCAGGCAGTGAAAGATTTGAGGGAAAGCGATGATGAGAAAAGAAGGCTTCTTGTTGCTGCCAAGGAGAAGgagaatattttatcattgttTGAAGCAAATGAAAATGAGCACAGAAAACAGATGGAATCAATAATTATTCTTGTTGAAGGACTATATAAGACATTTGCTGATTTTGAATGTCAAGTAGCAGAAGATATGAAGAGGAGTAATCTAAGGTACTTTCTCTATCACCGTTACCTTTTTTCATTTCCCTATTGATAAATTACTGAATGCTTGGATAAGTCTTATGAAATGTTGATGGTTCACATAACACTCTTTATGCTTTAAGAGACAGGAATGTTGTCTCAGTTCTATCCTCTCTTATCTGTCCTTACAAATGACTAGAAGGTTTTAAGTGGAAAGAAACCTTAAGTTGCAATGTGTTGTCTGTTCTGTAACCAAATGAATTTTTTCCTAGGTTTTGTCATTGGGGCTGTAACTGTtgaattgcattgttttcctCTCAAATGTATGATATTGAATTTTACCTCAGACCTTGACTTGCTTAGTAATGGAAGATGGACTTAAGCTCTGTCTCTTCTTCAAAACTTGTGGAGAAAAGGCGTATAACTCATGACTTTGgaattcattaaatttcagTTCCTAGTGTTCTGCTACTGCCAGATTGCCAATACTCAAATATCTGGTTAATGTTGTCAAGAAAAGTTCAGTTAAGCTCATTCTCATCACTTTTAAGCCTATCAACTGAAACTAATAAGATAACTTTCATTTTTGTCAGAGATCCTTATTGATATAAATGATTTGTTGTTGCTAGTTGTCTATGACATCTGTCAGTTTTTGATTTTACAATTTGACTGAGGTAGCTCTGCCAATCCCTGCTTCTTGCAGAatggttgaaattttttaaattcagcACTTTCAGGTGTTTGGGATAGTGATGTATAGATTGTATATCCATCAAGTTAAGCTAATttggatttctttttttttttgaaaataacttTCACTCTGGTCAATTTCCTGGTCTTTGGTCGGTGTGTGACCTTGTGTCCTTCAGTCTAATTCATGTTCCT
It includes:
- the LOC18595055 gene encoding WPP domain-associated protein; this translates as MGMESCRDVNASVVSCCDASINGSVHIGDTIKEGEELDVDFLNEFDSYVEDINDRLTVSRLVSDSVIRGMVNAVEQEAADRIAQKELELVRLKKMMNHYHVCSDENKSLLKHYEPNIEKDGVFSRLSDSFCEHDRIRESLGSLQNAAKGQFKNLRIEIDKIRGHSSIRRINSSPEWVGLGGILQEDETTDRIDVDKTLDSLRITLDTIYEQVDDIICSSSVSLCQWQLELEYQEDVEHMVVASCIRSLKEQFEERLWDQNAQCYGNGNVNWIEKINEISSLRQELDTISKSLSNPETGMLNSHSSLEINDDLSNNKRTDHLHRKVSENHVSSLWEGNGKQEESVIAVPENLDAAQLSHMSKGELVNFFKIEMTKMKRNHDYKLQQLTEEYFTLKREYLKERGSSLPFRKDKEFDVLRKKIPDVIVKLDRILVGNEKFPLVSNNGETLGSLKDRLESLLSENHQLRDSLFDKKKEVNSLSSQVSDAIVKISQYSLTEDNLLKKVENLESAVEDVHIESAISGDVYKCFIREAISQTKRISEDLEVEHIIMKEIYDLIWRDASCNMPHASKSEFEDSDLESLIMEGLCAIVFRAAFSEAKEKLHDLSKDACKKERVLKLEVEEKEKLQQHMLLMASTIDEKEKLLNETSAAMEREKEKFMLASQELDVVRDKTNRQQMIISKCNEESNVLKVNLRQASEKLELQQVETCKLNEKLDQAVKDLRESDDEKRRLLVAAKEKENILSLFEANENEHRKQMESIIILVEGLYKTFADFECQVAEDMKRSNLRLENLNSQFSSLIQMANVLKRKGLHYKQNLERRCSDLEKAETEVDLLGDQVDVLLGLLEKIYIALDHYSPILKHYTGVMEILNLVRRELSGESTRPV
- the LOC18595054 gene encoding 2-succinylbenzoate--CoA ligase, chloroplastic/peroxisomal gives rise to the protein MGFYSEAHICQCFSRLTTEKRNSVVTIRGDRQKTGHQLVECVLSLARALLHLGLRNGDVVAISAFNSDTYLEWLLAVAFIGGIVAPLNYRWSFEEARMAMVTVTPKMLATDESCYNWHSALQSHAIPSLRWHISLSSPSSDFINKYKILTMEMLLEQSVRSGSMNYSCAPEGAVVICFTSGTTGKPKGVVISHTALIVQSLAKVAIVGYSEDDVYLHTAPLCHIGGLSSAMAMLMIGACHVFIPKFEARLALEALEQHHVTSLITVPAIMADLISLIRPKRSWKGRDSVKKILNGGGGLSYDLVKDVIKFFPRAKLLSAYGMTETCSSLAFTTLFEPMLEASGTSLQLFSKSNPSPVKPGGVCVGKPAPHVDLKIRFDDSSDVGRILTRGPHVMLRYWDQIPENASGSIEEAWLDTGDIGFIDDHGNLWLVGRTNGRIKSGGENVYPEEVEAVLDQHPGVISSIVVGIPDPRLTEMVVACIRLRDNWQWSNNSSKFSVQSNELFLSSEILRHYCRERNLSRFKIPKIFILWKTPFPLTTTGKIRRDQVRRDVMSQLQSSPSKL